Proteins co-encoded in one Camelus bactrianus isolate YW-2024 breed Bactrian camel chromosome 6, ASM4877302v1, whole genome shotgun sequence genomic window:
- the GPR68 gene encoding ovarian cancer G-protein coupled receptor 1 produces MRGEAPSGPKMGNISADNASLSCAIDHTIHQTLAPVVYVTVLVVGFPANCLSLYFGYLQIKARNELGVYLCNLTVADLFYICSLPFWLQYVLQHDHWSHGDLSCQVCGILLYENIYISVGFLCCISIDRYLAVAHPFRFHQFRTLKAAVAVSVVIWVKELLTSIYFLMHKEVVEDEDQHRVCFEHYPLEPRQRGINYYRFLVGFLFPLCLLLASYRGILRAVRRSHGTQKSRKDQIQRLVLSTVVIFLACFLPYHVLLLVRSLWESSCDFAKGVFNAYHFSLLLTSFNCVADPVLYCFVSETTHRDLARLRGACLAFLTCARTGRAREAYPLGAPEASGKSEEPELLAKLHPAFQNPHPSGARGCPVGGLA; encoded by the coding sequence ATGAGGGGTGAGGCCCCTTCAGGCCCAAAGATGGGGAACATCAGTGCAGACAACGCCTCGCTGAGCTGTGCCATTGACCACACCATCCACCAGACGCTGGCCCCGGTGGTCTATGTCACCGTGCTGGTGGTGGGCTTCCCGGCCAACTGCCTGTCCCTCTACTTTGGCTACCTGCAGATCAAGGCTCGGAATGAGCTGGGTGTGTACCTGTGCAACCTGACGGTGGCCGACCTCTTCTACATCTGTTCGCTCCCCTTCTGGCTGCAGTATGTGCTGCAGCACGACCACTGGTCCCACGGCGACCTGTCCTGCCAGGTGTGCGGCATCCTCCTGTACGAGAACATCTACATCAGCGTGGGCTTCCTCTGCTGCATCTCCATCGACCGCTACCTGGCTGTGGCCCACCCCTTCCGCTTCCACCAGTTCCGCACCCTGAAGGCCGCCGTGGCCGTGAGCGTGGTCATCTGGGTCAAGGAGCTGCTGACCAGCATCTACTTCCTCATGCACAAGGAGGTGGTGGAGGACGAGGACCAGCACCGCGTCTGCTTCGAGCACTACCCGCTGGAGCCGCGGCAGCGTGGCATCAACTACTACCGCTTCCTGGTGGGCTTCCTCTTCCCCCTCTGCCTGCTGCTGGCCTCCTACCGGGGCATCCTGCGGGCCGTGCGCCGCAGCCACGGCACCCAGAAGAGCCGCAAGGACCAGATCCAGCGGCTGGTGCTCAGCACCGTGGTCATCTTCCTGGCCTGCTTCCTGCCCTACCACGTGCTGCTGCTCGTGCGCAGCCTCTGGGAGTCCAGCTGCGACTTCGCCAAGGGCGTCTTCAACGCCTaccacttctccctcctcctcaccagCTTCAACTGCGTGGCCGACCCCGTGCTCTACTGCTTCGTCAGTGAGACCACGCACCGGGACTTGGCCCGCCTCCGCGGGGCCTGCCTGGCCTTCCTCACCTGCGCCCGGACCGGCCGCGCCCGGGAGGCCTACCCGCTGGGCGCCCCCGAGGCCTCCGGGAAGAGCGAGGAGCCCGAGCTGCTGGCGAAGCTCCACCCGGCCTTCCAGAACCCGCACCCGTCCGGAGCAAGAGGGTGCCCCGTGGGCGGGCTGGCTTAG